DNA sequence from the Butyricimonas faecalis genome:
TAAACCTATGGTCCATTTTCGTGCTAACGGGTAAGCATTAAAATCATCCCGCCCATTCTCTATGCTGACAACCTCCGGATCAACACCCGAATAATTAGAAAGAGTAAATACATTCTCCCCTGTAATAAACGCTCTTAATCCAACCATTCCCACTTTTTTAGCCCATTCTTTCGGAAGATTATAACCTAACGTGAGTTGTTTGAGTTTCATGTAAGAAACTGTTTCAAGATTAGATTCCAACATACCTCCCATGGCATTCAATGTTCCCAAGCGAGCATACTGAGCCTTATGGTTGTCTTCCGTCCAAAACGAGGCTTTATCTGTATTGATATACAATGCCTGTCCACCTTGTCCACCATCGTAAGCATCTAACGAACGAATATCATAAGTTTTATACATATCCCTTCCCAAAGAATAGGTAAAAAGTAAATTTAAATCAAAATCCCGCCATTTCAGTTCATTCGCCCAACCGCCATAAAGTTTCGGCACGGAAGAACCGACTCTCACGAGATCAGATATATCTATTCTACCATCACCATTGACATCCATAATTTTAGGATCTCCTGCCGTAAAATATTGTGTTGCATACATCGGCATTAAATACTTTTTAGATCCGTCAGTTTGATAATAAACAGGAACCTCATCCTGTGAATTATAATAGCCATTGTCTTTATATAGATAAATATTGAAAAGAGGTTTACCGATGATAAACGAATCCTCATCTTTACCCGAATAAGATTTTTCAAAACGATTCCAATTTCTAGCAGCCGTGATTTTACTCCGCCAAGTAACTTTAGTCTCTCTAAGAATATCACAAGTAACCTCAAACTCAATACCTTCATTGGAAACTTCCATGGCATTTCGCCATTGCTTAGAGAATCCACCTAAAAAACTTCCCCTACTTGGCAGGTTTACATTCCATAATTTATCTTTCGTATAACGATAATAGTAATCAAATTTAAATTTGATCCGATAATCAAGAAAATCCAAGTCCAATCCCAAATCATACTGATCGGATTGTTCCCAACCCAACTTCCGATTCAATATACCACTAGCACTCATTCCTCGTTCTCCATCATAAATAGAACCTATTCCCATCAATCCATGAGCTAGATAAGCCTTATCAAACTGTACTCCGGATTGTCCCCAACTTGCTCTAATTTTTCCAAAACTCAACCAATCAACTGATTTCAAAAAGGACTCGTCTGAAAATGTCCAACCTATAGCCACCGACGGGAATGTTGCCCAACGTTGATCTTCACCGAAAACAGAAGACCCATCCCGACGCAAGGTTAACTCAAACAAATAACGACTTTTAAAATTATAAGCCAAACGACCAAAATAACTCAAATTTATCTTTTCTTCCAAACTAGAAGAAGCATGCACGGTTTCATAAGGCTGTGGCTCACCCCATTCGGGATTCGTGTATTTAATAGAAGTTACCCCCTGTATATAATGAATGTAATCACTTGGAGTACCAAGAGCATCTGCATCATTTTCAAACAATTGAGATTTATCCACAGACATTCCCAATAATAACTCAAAATTGTGTTTCTCCTGGATAGAAAACCTGTAATTCAAAAGAGCTTCACCCTGCATGAAAATATTCCGAGTAATTCCCTCTTCTATATAATTTTCATTCATATTAGTTACATCCATCGTACTAGGGCGAAAGAAGTTACGGTTATTCTGATTATAATCAATACCACCATCTATCCTTACATTCAATCCATCTATAAACTCGAAACTCAACCCCATATTTCCCATGAACCGATAAGAATTATTTTTATCTATCTGTTCATTAAGAGCTTCTAACAATTTATCTTTCACTACACCAGAATTCAATGTTAAAGAAGAGGCTGTTCTCGGATCCACGGTTAATCCCTCAACCTTATAATTCAACCTTTTCCCAT
Encoded proteins:
- a CDS encoding SusC/RagA family TonB-linked outer membrane protein; the encoded protein is MNELNDWRLQSCSPRYIFLRKCFFILIVMFFSMVTSFTSFGQTKERITLKLENMTLEQVLKRIELESGYRMLYNKELVAPVKGITIQVNNELLATVMDKCLDGTNLSYTIKENTIIIAKKGAENRMKMPTTIVKGVVKDKKGEPLIGVSVVIAGTAMGTATDGNGNFSLPVKDSTGTLLFTYIGFKMQRVVFHRGKELLVVMEEDLSELDAVTVIAYGSRKNRELIGAVSSVKADDMKELPTAGFENLLQGRMAGVEVVNQSGAPGGGGTLVVVRGYNTFNSQFDEPLSNSAPLYVIDGVPMYSFTSPRTGTNTIAEIDPSIIESVEVLKDAASAAIYGSRAGNGVILITTKKGKQGHSTFSANFSYTGSIFPKAPKHYGGMMERNYNIAALRGYRTASLFTGEYPNSIADASNFMGGQYDYFWNKGNSIDRNTIKALRVLQDSLNPFYNNATDWYKEAFRTGKIYNVNLQASGGTELMRYMVAAGYYSESGIMLSSDFNRMNVNVGLNIQPHKRIKLDTRLYAAYTDRSRGKSTNGKRLNYKVEGLTVDPRTASSLTLNSGVVKDKLLEALNEQIDKNNSYRFMGNMGLSFEFIDGLNVRIDGGIDYNQNNRNFFRPSTMDVTNMNENYIEEGITRNIFMQGEALLNYRFSIQEKHNFELLLGMSVDKSQLFENDADALGTPSDYIHYIQGVTSIKYTNPEWGEPQPYETVHASSSLEEKINLSYFGRLAYNFKSRYLFELTLRRDGSSVFGEDQRWATFPSVAIGWTFSDESFLKSVDWLSFGKIRASWGQSGVQFDKAYLAHGLMGIGSIYDGERGMSASGILNRKLGWEQSDQYDLGLDLDFLDYRIKFKFDYYYRYTKDKLWNVNLPSRGSFLGGFSKQWRNAMEVSNEGIEFEVTCDILRETKVTWRSKITAARNWNRFEKSYSGKDEDSFIIGKPLFNIYLYKDNGYYNSQDEVPVYYQTDGSKKYLMPMYATQYFTAGDPKIMDVNGDGRIDISDLVRVGSSVPKLYGGWANELKWRDFDLNLLFTYSLGRDMYKTYDIRSLDAYDGGQGGQALYINTDKASFWTEDNHKAQYARLGTLNAMGGMLESNLETVSYMKLKQLTLGYNLPKEWAKKVGMVGLRAFITGENVFTLSNYSGVDPEVVSIENGRDDFNAYPLARKWTIGLTLNF